Proteins encoded within one genomic window of Hermetia illucens chromosome 2, iHerIll2.2.curated.20191125, whole genome shotgun sequence:
- the LOC119648683 gene encoding uncharacterized protein LOC119648683, translated as MKFIVVALALIGAAVALPPPGHIGLIQVAPAHGGLLHGSTLGHAPAAVVIAPAHGAINPHHGAAIGSAYHAGYQHGLTSSHNLASHGAILPVHGGHHGVLPAIPTHHGK; from the exons atg AAATTCATCGTAGTTGCTTTAGCTTTAATTGGTGCTGCAGTTGCCCTTCCACCACCAGGACATATTGGTCTAATTCAAGTGGCTCCAGCCCATGGAGGACTTCTTCACGGAAGTACATTGGGTCATGCTCCGGCTGCAGTAGTTATTGCACCGGCGCATGGAGCCATAAATCCCCATCATGGAGCTGCAATTGGATCAGCTTACCACGCCGGATACCAACATGGTCTGACTTCCAGCCATAACCTAGCAAGTCATGGTGCTATTCTTCCCGTGCATGGGGGACATCACGGTGTTTTGCCAGCGATTCCAACCCATCATGGGAAGTAA
- the LOC119649035 gene encoding uncharacterized protein LOC119649035 isoform X1, with amino-acid sequence MKFIVVALALIGAAIALPPPGHVGLVQVAPAHGTLLHGGILGHAPPAVVGVINPHHDAAIGSAFQAGYQHGLASSHNLANHGTLLPVHGGHQPLLPATPKHYDK; translated from the exons atg AAGTTCATCGTAGTTGCTTTGGCTTTAATTGGTGCTGCAATTGCCCTCCCACCACCAGGACATGTTGGTCTAGTTCAGGTGGCTCCGGCCCATGGAACACTTCTTCACGGAGGTATATTGGGTCATGCTCCACCTGCGGTAGTTGGGGTTATAAATCCCCATCATGACGCTGCAATTGGATCAGCTTTCCAAGCCGGATACCAACATGGTCTCGCTTCCAGCCATAACCTTGCAAATCATGGTACCCTTCTTCCCGTTCATGGGGGACATCAACCTCTTTTACCAGCGACTCCAAAGCATTATGACAAGTAA
- the LOC119649035 gene encoding uncharacterized protein LOC119649035 isoform X2 → MFIVVALALIGAAIALPPPGHVGLVQVAPAHGTLLHGGILGHAPPAVVGVINPHHDAAIGSAFQAGYQHGLASSHNLANHGTLLPVHGGHQPLLPATPKHYDK, encoded by the exons atg TTCATCGTAGTTGCTTTGGCTTTAATTGGTGCTGCAATTGCCCTCCCACCACCAGGACATGTTGGTCTAGTTCAGGTGGCTCCGGCCCATGGAACACTTCTTCACGGAGGTATATTGGGTCATGCTCCACCTGCGGTAGTTGGGGTTATAAATCCCCATCATGACGCTGCAATTGGATCAGCTTTCCAAGCCGGATACCAACATGGTCTCGCTTCCAGCCATAACCTTGCAAATCATGGTACCCTTCTTCCCGTTCATGGGGGACATCAACCTCTTTTACCAGCGACTCCAAAGCATTATGACAAGTAA